TGGGCCTGTGGATCCAGATGATCCCGTCGCAGAACAAGGGTGATGCCGCCGCCGGTGGCGAAGCACTGAACACCGGCATGGGCGCGGTGCCGCTCAAGGGCACCCCGTATGCGGTGAACAAGAACCGCTTCCTGTCGGTGGCCGGCATCCCGTGCCAGGCGCCGCCGTTCGGCACCCTGACCGCCATCGACATGAAGACCCGCCAGGTCGCCTGGCAGGTGCCGGTCGGCACCGTCGAGGACACCGGCCCCCTGGGCATCCGCATGCACCTGCCAATCAAGATCGGCCTGCCGACCCTCGGCGGCACCCTGTCCACCCAGGGCGGCCTGGTGTTCATCGCCGGCACCCAGGACTTCTACCTGCGCGCCTACGACAGCAGCAACGGCAGCGAGATCTGGAAAGCCCGCCTGCCGGTCGGCAGCCAGGGCGGCCCGATGACCTATGTGTCGCCCAGGACCGGCAAGCAGTACGTGGTGATCACCGCCGGCGGTGCGCGCCAGTCGACCGACCGCGGTGACTATGTGATGGCGTACGCACTGCCATAAATCGCGTCGCCTGTATCGCCGGCAAGCCGGCTCCCACAGGGTCCGTGCCCTCACTGTGGGAGCCGGCTTGCCGGCGATGGGGCCCTTTCAGACCACCCGAGACTTCGCAATGTCATCCGTTTCACGCCTTACCCCCACCCTGTTTCTTGCCCTTGCCAGCACCACTGCATTCGCCGCCGACAACACCCTGACCGGTGACTGGGGCGGCCTGCGCCAGCAACTCGCGGCAGACGGCATCACCTTCACCGGCGACTACAGCGGCGAGACCGCCTATAACGCCCACGGCGGCCTGCACCGTTCGGCCCGCTACTCGCAGAACCTCAAGCTGGGCGCGCAGTTCGACCTGTCGAAACTGTACGGCCTCGACAACGGTGGCAAGGTCCAGCTGACCATCAACGACCGCCGCGGCAACAGCGCCTCGGAGGACCTGGTGGGCAACCGCCTGCCGATCCAGGAAAACTACGGCGGCCTCTACACCCGCCTCACCGAACTGAGCTACGAGCGCAACCTGTCGCCTGCGCTGAACCTCAAGCTCGGCTACATGGCCATGGGCAACGACCTCGGCGGGCTGGACAGCGGCATCCTGTGCAACTTCATGAACGCCGGCTTCTGCGGCCACCCGTTGAACATGTCCGGCGGCAGCGGCTGGACCAACTACCCCAACGCACACCTAGGTGCGCGGCTCAAGTACGACCTGGCGCCGGACTGGCAACTGCGCGTGGCGGCGTTCAACGTCGACCCCGAGAGCAACGGCAACTCCAGCCGTGCCTGGCACCTGGGGCCCAAGCACAGCACCGGCACCGTGCTCCCGCTGGAGCTGGTGTACAAGCTGCGTGGCGAGCTGCCGGGCGAGTACAAGGTCGGTTACTACTACGACAGCTCGAACGTGAAACGCATCGGCAGCAGCGAGGAAGTCGCCGGTCGCGGTGGCCATTACCTGCTGGTAGACCAGGCCGTGTGGAACGACCCGGCATTGCCGGGGCGCAGCCTGCACGCCTTCGGCCAGTACTCGGCGTCGAGAAAGGCCGCCTCGCCATTCACCAGGTGGTACGGTGCCGGCGTGGTGCTGTACCAGCCGTTCGCGAGCCGGCCTCGGGACACCGTGGCGCTGGGTTACGGGCGCGCAGTGCCGAACCCGCGCAGCCGCGACGTGCTCGAGGCTGCCGCATTCGATGCCGGCCAGCCATTCCCCGACATCGACAGCGCCGAGCAACTGATCGAGCTGAGCTACGGCTACCAGGCCACGCCGTGGCTGAACCTGCGCCCGGACGTGCAGTACATCGTCGAGCCAGGGGCGTTCTCCGGGAAGGATATCGACAACGCGCTGGTGCTTGGATTGCAGGTCAAGGCGACGTTCTGAAGCCCTGGGGCTGCGTGACAGCCCCAGTGTCGCTAACGGCTACGCATCAAGGTTAACCGCGCTTCTTTTTCACCCCACCCTGCCTTGCCTTGAAGCGCGGATTGGACTTGCAGATCACATAGATCCGGCCGCGGCGCTTGACCACCTGGCAATCACGATGACGGCGCTTGGCCTGCTTGAGTGAGGACAGTACTTGCATGAGAACCTCCAGATACGTAATAACATAACGTTAACGCAAATCATTCCCATCGCGCAACCGCCCCACCGCAGCTTCTTCTAGCGATGACTGGAACGATAATGTAATGTTATTACATATTTAACGGAGATCCCCCTTGAACCCTCGCGCTCCCCTTCTGGCCGGCCTTACCCTGGGCTTGTTCGGCCAACCGTTCGCTGCCGCCCAACCCCTGGTGCTGGACGAAACCTCGATCACCGACGCCTACCTCGAAGAGCGCGCCGACGGCCCGGTCCAGGGTTATCGAGCCACCCGCTCGGCCACCGCCACGCGCACCGACAGCGATATCCGCGACACCCCGCAGAGCATCGAAGTGGTGCCGGCCCAGGTACTCAAGGACCTCAACAGCACCCGCATCGACCGCGCCCTGGACTTTGCCGGCGGCGTGTCGCGGCAGAACAACTTCGGCGGCCTGACCTTTCTCAACTACAGCGTGCGCGGCTTCACCACGGGGGAGCTGTACAAGAACGGCTTCGCCGTCAACCGCGGCAGCTACAGCGCGCCCGACACCTCCAGCATCGAGCGCATCGAGGTGCTCAAGGGCCCGGCCGCGAGCCTCTATGGCCGCGGCGATCCCGGCGGCCTGGTCAACATCGTCAGCAAGCGACCCCAGGCCGAGACGTTCAGCACCGTGAACCTGAGCGCCGGCAGCTGGGACCGCTACCGCGGCACGCTGGACGCCAACGCGCCGCTGGACAGCCAAGGCAACCTGCTGGGCCGGGTCAACCTGGCGGTGGAGGACAACGGCAGCTTCCGCGATCACGTCAACAGCGAGCGACGGATCGTCAGCCCGTCGCTGAGCTGGCAGCTGTCGCCCGACACCCGCCTGCTGCTGGACACCGAGTTCTCTCGCACCGAATCGGTGTTCGACCGTGGCATCCCCGCGGTCAATGGCCAGATGGGCTCGGTGCAGCGCTCGGCGTTCATGGGCGAGCCCAACGACGGCAAGATCCGCAACGACAACCAGACCGTCGACCTGGCCCTGGAGCACTTCCTCGACGACAACTGGAAGCTGCGCCTGGCCACCCACTACACCCAGGGCACACTGAAGGGCAACAGCTCCGAGCCCCAGGCCCTGGTCGGCAACACCCTCACGCGCTTCTACCGCGAGCGCGACTTCGAGTGGAACGACAACATCACCCAAGCCGAACTGCACGGCCAGTTCGAGCTGCTTGGCTGGCAGCACCAGAGCCTGATCGGCCTGGAATACGAGAACTACCGCAACAGCCAGAAGTACCCGCAGAGCGCGACCCTGGCCAGCTACGGCCTGGACATCCGCAACCCGGTATACGGCAAGCCCAAGCCGGCCCTCACCCGCGCCAATGACTTCTTCGAACGCACCGAAAGCCATGCCCTCAACCTGCAGGACCAGATCGCCTTCAGCGAACGCCTGCGCGGCCTGCTCGGGGTACGCCTGGAGCGCATCGAGCAGACCTCGCAGAACCGCAGCAGCGGCATCAGCAACAGCCAGGCCAAGGATGTCGCCACGCCCCGCGTCGGCCTGCTGTACCAGCTGACGCCACAGGTCGGCGTGTTCGCCAACGCCTCGACCTCGTTCAAGCCCAACACCATCGGCACCCAGGGGCAGGTGTACAAGCCCGAGAAAGGCATCGGCTACGAGACCGGCCTGAAGCTCGACCTGTTCGACAGCCGCCTGGGCGCCACGATGGCGCTGTTCCATATCGACAAGGAAAACGTCATCACCACCGATGCCCTGGGCGAGAGCATCGCGGCCGGCAAGGCGCGCAGCCAGGGCCTGGACCTGCAGTTCAGCGGCCAGCTCAGCGAGGCGGTGCGGGTGATCGGCGCCTATGCCTACATCGATGCCGAGGTCACCAAGGGCGATGCCAGCCTGCCCAAGGGCAGCGACCTGCTGGGCATTGCCCGTAACAGCGGCAGCGTGATGGGCGTGTATGAGTTCCAGAATGGCGCCCTGCGCGGTTCGGACCTGGGCGCGGCGTTCAACTATGTCGGCGAGCGCTCCGGCCAGGCCGGCAGCGCCTTCACCCTGCCCTCGTACAGCACGGTCGACCTGCTGGCGCACTACAAGGCCAGCGAGCAGGTCACCGTGGGCCTGAACCTCAACAACCTGTTCGATCGCAAGTACTACGAGCGTTCATACAACAGTTCATGGGTGCTGCCGGGCGAGCCGCGCAATGTCAGTGTCAGCCTGACGCTCAGTCTCTGAGGCCAACGCAGTGGCGCGCGATGCCCCACGCACCGGGGCATCGCGATACACTGTGCGGACACCACCCAAGCAGCCCCTGGCATGATCCAGTCCGATCTCGATCTGTTCGACGCACACCCCCAGCAGCTGGCCGCGCACACCACGCTGCTGCCAGGTTTCGCCCTGGCGGAGCTCGAGCCCCTGCTCGATGCCTTGCGCCCGGTGCTCCGCGCGGCGCCGTTTCGCCATATGCAGACCCCCGGTGGCCTGCGCATGGCCGTGGCGCTGAGCAATTGCGGCGCGCTGGGTTGGGTCAGCGACGCAAGCGGCTATCGTTACTCCGCCACCGACCCGGTCAGTGGCAAGCCCTGGCCCGCCCTGCCCCGGGTGCTGGTCGAGCTGGCCTCACGCGCCGCCGCCCAGGCCGGTTTCGACGGCTTCGTGGCGGATGCCTGCCTGATCAACCACTACCTGCCGGGTACCCGCCTGAGCCTGCATCAGGACCGCGACGAGCAGGACTACGCCCATCCGATCGTCTCGATCTCGCTGGGCCTGCCCGCGGTGTTCCTGTTCGGCGGGCTGCAGCGCTCGGACCGTACCCGGCGCATCCCGCTGAACCACGGCGACGTGCTGGTGTGGGGCGGCGAGGACCGTCTGCGCTTCCATGGCGTGCTGCCGATCAAGCCTGGCGTGCATCCGCGCATGGGCGAGCGGCGGATCAATCTGACGCTACGCAAGGCCGGGTGATCGGTTAACGGCTGATAAACCATTCGCGGCGTTCCTCGAACGCGGCCCGGATCGCCCCCACCATCACCTGCACCAACGGATCGGCTTCGGTGCGCCCATCGACCGCCAGCCACACGCGCCGGCGCATCGGCTCGCGGAACAACCCCGGCAAGGCCAGCAGGCCACGATCCAGATGCGCTGCGTAGTGCGGCAGCAAACCGACACTGGCGCTGCACTTGATCAACTGGCAGTACATCTCGTAGTCCTGGATCTGCGTCACGCCGGCCGAGCGGGAGTTCAACAGCGCCTGCCAGGGCGTCAACGCCTGCACGCCAACCTCGCCTTGCCATTGCACCAGCATGTAGTCCTGCAGGTGCGCCAGGCTGGTCGGGCGGTTGGCCTCGCGGGCATAGCGCTTGGCGATATGCGGCAAGTACTCGAGGGTGGCCAGGGCTTCGGCGGTGCTGTCGGCAAAGCTGCCAACGCGGGCACCCTGGTCAAGGTCGCCCAGCCATAGCGCCACATCCGCGGCCTGCTCGGGTACCTGGCGACCATCGAGCGTGGCCACCTCCAAGCGCATGCCGGCATGCTGGCGCACGAAGTTGATCAGGTTGCGGCCCAGCAGGTCCTGCAACAGTGGTTCGGCCACGGCCAGGCGCACACTGGCGCTGGCTTCCCGCGGCGCTGGCACCACTGGTTCGCGGGCCTGGAGCACCTGCTGCAGGCGCTCGCCCTGCTGGCTGAGCACCGGGTTGTTGTTGCGGTTGACGAACAGGCTGTAGCCCAGGCGTGCCTCCAGCGCCGCCAGGCGCTTGCGCAAGGCTACCGGCTTGAGGTTGAGCCGCCGCGCCGCCTGCATGAAACAACCGCAGCGCGCGGTGACCAGAAAACAGTTCAGGGTCTGTTCGTCCAGGGCCAGCGGCACCTGGGGGCGAACGACGTGTACGCTGGTATCCGGGACTCGCCCCCGGGACAGATCGATAGGCATCCCTCGCCTCCTGCGGGCCTGACTGGGCAGGCCCGCTTCTTCCATGGTTGTTGGCGACTAGCGGCTGCTTTCCAGCACCTGGTTGAGCGCCGCGCCGTCGATGCTCAAGGTGGCAGTGTCGAACATGCCCTCGACATAGGCCTTGGCCACCTGCTCCTGGCGCTGGGCGCGCAGCACCTGGCGCAGGCGCGGGGCCACCTCGTCGAAGGTCGCCGCCCGGGCCGGCTGCTGTTCCACCAGCTTGATGATGTGATAGCCCGCCGCGCTCTGCACCGGTTCGCTGACGCTGCCCACCTTGAGTTTCGGCACCACCCCGCGCACCTCCGGCAACAGTTGCGCCAAGGCCTGCAGGCCGGTATCCCCGCCGTTGGCGGCGGTGCCGGCATCCTGCGAATGCTCGCGGGCCAATGCGCCAAAGTCCGCATCCGCGGCCTGGGCCTGCTTGGACAGGGCCGCGGCCTGCTTGCGCACGGCCTCGTCATCCTTGGGATTCTCCACCCGCAGGAATATCTGGCTCAGGCGATAGCGTGCCGGCAGTTGCAAACCAGCCTTGCCTGCCTCGTAGGCCTGCTTGAGCTCGGCATCAGTGGGGTAGTCATCGGGCACCTTGCTCACCGAGTCGAGGTAGTCGCGCAGGACGATCTGCTCGGTGGCTGCGCGGGTCTGCACCTGGATCTCCGGACGCTGCAGCCAGCCTTGGGCCTCGGCCTGCTGGTACAGGGCCTTTTCCGCCAAGCGGGCGCGGATCCAGGCCTCCAGTGCTGGCCGGTCGCCGCGCAGGCTGGCGCGGGACTCTTCGGGCAACTGGGCGAACAGCGCCTTGAGTTCGCCACTGCCCACCTGTTGCTCGCCCAGGCGCGCCAGCACCGGGCCGTTATCGGTGGCCACCAGGGTGGCGGGCGAAGCCGGGCGCGCCGCCGCCACCGGCTCGTCGCCCGGGCGCAAGGCCAGGGCGACCGCCACTGCGACAACGGCCAACGCGCCAGCGCCGGCCCACAGGGTTCGCGCCGTCACGAGGCGCTTACCGCATCGCTGCCGACTTGTTCGGGCGCGGTTTCGGCGACATTGCGGCTGTAGTCGCGCAGGTAGACGATGAACTCCTGCAGCAGGCGGTCCCACAACAACAGGCTGCCAAGCAGGTGTTTCTCGCTGACGCCGTCGGCAACCACCACGTCCTTTTCCATCACCAGGAACTCGCCCTGCACCGACAGGCGGGCGAAACGCCGCGTGGCATTCCAGCGCTCGGCCAGGCCCGCGGGCAGCTCGCCCTGGATACGCAGCGCGCAACTGAAGGTGAAATCGAGGAACTCGCCTTCCTGGTTCAGCGCCCGGT
This sequence is a window from Pseudomonas maumuensis. Protein-coding genes within it:
- a CDS encoding carbohydrate porin; its protein translation is MSSVSRLTPTLFLALASTTAFAADNTLTGDWGGLRQQLAADGITFTGDYSGETAYNAHGGLHRSARYSQNLKLGAQFDLSKLYGLDNGGKVQLTINDRRGNSASEDLVGNRLPIQENYGGLYTRLTELSYERNLSPALNLKLGYMAMGNDLGGLDSGILCNFMNAGFCGHPLNMSGGSGWTNYPNAHLGARLKYDLAPDWQLRVAAFNVDPESNGNSSRAWHLGPKHSTGTVLPLELVYKLRGELPGEYKVGYYYDSSNVKRIGSSEEVAGRGGHYLLVDQAVWNDPALPGRSLHAFGQYSASRKAASPFTRWYGAGVVLYQPFASRPRDTVALGYGRAVPNPRSRDVLEAAAFDAGQPFPDIDSAEQLIELSYGYQATPWLNLRPDVQYIVEPGAFSGKDIDNALVLGLQVKATF
- a CDS encoding YbjN domain-containing protein: MTEVTLIETVSADSLTKLLQDAGCRVNRTEQNAVVQLLSASQGVGYAVRFGNRALNQEGEFLDFTFSCALRIQGELPAGLAERWNATRRFARLSVQGEFLVMEKDVVVADGVSEKHLLGSLLLWDRLLQEFIVYLRDYSRNVAETAPEQVGSDAVSAS
- the ykgO gene encoding type B 50S ribosomal protein L36 gives rise to the protein MQVLSSLKQAKRRHRDCQVVKRRGRIYVICKSNPRFKARQGGVKKKRG
- the alkB gene encoding DNA oxidative demethylase AlkB; protein product: MIQSDLDLFDAHPQQLAAHTTLLPGFALAELEPLLDALRPVLRAAPFRHMQTPGGLRMAVALSNCGALGWVSDASGYRYSATDPVSGKPWPALPRVLVELASRAAAQAGFDGFVADACLINHYLPGTRLSLHQDRDEQDYAHPIVSISLGLPAVFLFGGLQRSDRTRRIPLNHGDVLVWGGEDRLRFHGVLPIKPGVHPRMGERRINLTLRKAG
- a CDS encoding TonB-dependent siderophore receptor, whose translation is MNPRAPLLAGLTLGLFGQPFAAAQPLVLDETSITDAYLEERADGPVQGYRATRSATATRTDSDIRDTPQSIEVVPAQVLKDLNSTRIDRALDFAGGVSRQNNFGGLTFLNYSVRGFTTGELYKNGFAVNRGSYSAPDTSSIERIEVLKGPAASLYGRGDPGGLVNIVSKRPQAETFSTVNLSAGSWDRYRGTLDANAPLDSQGNLLGRVNLAVEDNGSFRDHVNSERRIVSPSLSWQLSPDTRLLLDTEFSRTESVFDRGIPAVNGQMGSVQRSAFMGEPNDGKIRNDNQTVDLALEHFLDDNWKLRLATHYTQGTLKGNSSEPQALVGNTLTRFYRERDFEWNDNITQAELHGQFELLGWQHQSLIGLEYENYRNSQKYPQSATLASYGLDIRNPVYGKPKPALTRANDFFERTESHALNLQDQIAFSERLRGLLGVRLERIEQTSQNRSSGISNSQAKDVATPRVGLLYQLTPQVGVFANASTSFKPNTIGTQGQVYKPEKGIGYETGLKLDLFDSRLGATMALFHIDKENVITTDALGESIAAGKARSQGLDLQFSGQLSEAVRVIGAYAYIDAEVTKGDASLPKGSDLLGIARNSGSVMGVYEFQNGALRGSDLGAAFNYVGERSGQAGSAFTLPSYSTVDLLAHYKASEQVTVGLNLNNLFDRKYYERSYNSSWVLPGEPRNVSVSLTLSL
- a CDS encoding peptidylprolyl isomerase codes for the protein MTARTLWAGAGALAVVAVAVALALRPGDEPVAAARPASPATLVATDNGPVLARLGEQQVGSGELKALFAQLPEESRASLRGDRPALEAWIRARLAEKALYQQAEAQGWLQRPEIQVQTRAATEQIVLRDYLDSVSKVPDDYPTDAELKQAYEAGKAGLQLPARYRLSQIFLRVENPKDDEAVRKQAAALSKQAQAADADFGALAREHSQDAGTAANGGDTGLQALAQLLPEVRGVVPKLKVGSVSEPVQSAAGYHIIKLVEQQPARAATFDEVAPRLRQVLRAQRQEQVAKAYVEGMFDTATLSIDGAALNQVLESSR
- a CDS encoding LysR family transcriptional regulator, with the protein product MPIDLSRGRVPDTSVHVVRPQVPLALDEQTLNCFLVTARCGCFMQAARRLNLKPVALRKRLAALEARLGYSLFVNRNNNPVLSQQGERLQQVLQAREPVVPAPREASASVRLAVAEPLLQDLLGRNLINFVRQHAGMRLEVATLDGRQVPEQAADVALWLGDLDQGARVGSFADSTAEALATLEYLPHIAKRYAREANRPTSLAHLQDYMLVQWQGEVGVQALTPWQALLNSRSAGVTQIQDYEMYCQLIKCSASVGLLPHYAAHLDRGLLALPGLFREPMRRRVWLAVDGRTEADPLVQVMVGAIRAAFEERREWFISR